One stretch of Sebastes umbrosus isolate fSebUmb1 chromosome 5, fSebUmb1.pri, whole genome shotgun sequence DNA includes these proteins:
- the armh1 gene encoding armadillo-like helical domain containing protein 1: MMSTQEEQQQQVNICKVLSYLRDWDRGDRTVRGRMLKTFLTRNTGKTFYELELEFAQVASLFLARLTTWMRLTYMFNTSLGLQLKAIGIFLSASSHDQYLMEFLEDGGVLTLLDILSHSQCTEEEKTEALRLLLTVSNAGRKYKEIICESHGVKAVAECLAKSNTDETQETASWAVLESLSHGNPKYQKQIYKSLIALMTCSSPKAQQLVLHTLHTVQSKMKTAHHSIVEPLLNMLSSLHLEVQDGAINLILDLRSYDVRPLLLNGLVALLRPTKEEVQQHMNIEVSSESEMINMTGSLPVFVQQAAAAKTIRLLAVDSQEVSRELLSLGVIQHLLYAMGNREHTDAQIQASLALEHFVHSYSVIEEHLERGIGSTLFAAFMHQADTLYMNMDETQAEILLTNKVNITEV; encoded by the exons ATGATGTCAACAcaggaagaacaacaacaacaagtgaaCATCTGCAAAGTGCTCAGTTATCTTCGAGACTGGGACCGCGGTGACAGGACGGTCCGCGGCCGCATGTTGAAAACCTTCCTCACTAGAAACACAGGGAAGACGTTTTATGAGCTGGAGCTGGAGTTTGCTCAGGTGGCCAGTCTCTTCCTGGCAAGACTCACCACCTGGATGAGACTCAC ATACATGTTTAATACATCCTTGGGACTGCAGCTCAAAGCAATAGGGATTTTCCTCTCTGCATCAAGCCA TGATCAGTACCTGATGGAGTTCCTGGAGGACGGAGGTGTCCTCACCCTCCTGGACATCTTGAGCCACTCTCAGtgcacagaggaggagaagaccgAGGCCCTCCGTCTGCTGCTCACCGTCTCAAACGCTGGTCGCAAGTACAAAGAGATTATCTGTGAAAgccatg GTGTGAAAGCCGTAGCAGAGTGCCTGGCTAAGTCAAACACAGATGAAACCCAGGAGACAGCGTCCTGGGCCGTCCTGGAGTCCCTCTCCCACGGAAACCCCAAATATCAAAAGCAAATCTACAAAAGTCTGATTGCTCTCATGACGTGTTCCTCCCCTAAGGCCCAGCAGCTGGTCCTGCACACCTTGCACACTGTGCAG TCCAAAATGAAAACAGCCCATCACAGCATAGTAGAACCTCTGCTGAACATGCTCAGCTCCCTTCACCTGGAGGTTCAGGATGGAG CTATAAATCTGATCTTAGACCTGAGGAGTTATGATGTGAGGCCACTGCTGCTCAATGGACTGGTGGCTCTGCTGAGGCCTACTAAAGAAGAAGTGCAGCAGCACATGAATATCGAAG TGTCATCAGAGTCTGAGATGATCAATATGACTGGATCTCTGCCTGTGTTTGTGCAACAAGCTGCTGCAGCTAAAACTATACG GTTGCTGGCTGTAGACAGTCAAGAGGTTTCTCGTGAGCTTCTCTCTCTCGGAGTGATCCAACATCTTCTGTACGCTATGGGCAACAGAGAGCACACTGATGCCCAAATACAAGCCAGTCTGGCCTTGGAG CACTTCGTCCACTCATACTCGGTTATTGAGGAACATTTGGAGAGAGGCATCGGCAGCACACTGTTTGCAGCCTTTATG CACCAAGCTGACACTTTGTACATGAATATGGATGAAACACAAGCAGAAATCCTGCTAACTAACAAGGTTAACATAACTGAAG TTTGA